TGAAATAGTCTATTTGTAACACAAAATTTGGGCCATTCTCCTGTGACCCAACGTCAAGGCAGGACAAACAATTTTTATCACGCACCAAAATCGTTGTTATTCCTTTGTAAAATAGTCTGGACAAAATTTGCCTACCACTTGTCCAAAAAAAGTCCAAAGGAAGTGGAAGGTAATTTTCAGAGAAAGAAGCCTAGTATCCAGTTTGACCAGAAGCATTTGAAGTGACTGCAAAGTTACCTGGATTGGTGCTGGCCGGAGGGCAAACAGCTCATTTCGGGCTCCCTTGGTGTAGCCATTCATGTTAATGAGGATATGTATGCCGTCCTGGTGGATGCGATCAGCAGCTTTCCCATTGCATGGAACCTTGGGAGCCAAAATTAAAACATGCTGCTAAGCCATCTTTCTGCTTTGTTGAAGGATGGCAACCAATATTGCTGGACTGAGATATCAGGGCAACATTTGACTTTGTTTTCCAAAAATAGAGATTCAAGAAGACATCACAGATTTTGCTGCAACTTCTCAATCTCCAAGCAGAAACATGGGCGAGTTATTCTGAATGCCAGTTACATTAGTACAGTGCATGACTTGTCCTTCATATTGTGTTGCTCAACACCGGAACTAAAGTCATTTTCCTCTCAAGGTGAAGACAATGCCCTGCCATCTTTACCACAAAGCCATGCTATTCTATGAAGCTCCCCGTGCTCAGGCCCCGACATTCAGAGATTCTGCATCCTGGGAATCACTCTTACCTGAGATAAATCAATGAAATGATTTGCTTCAGCCATCACTTTTACTCGGAAGTTTGTGCCATCATCAGGGCTCAGCGCGTAGCAAAACACCTAGAAGGGAGCAACACCGCAATGCTTGGGACTCAGGATCCCCAGAGGCTGCTTCCCATAGCACGTGACAAGAGGGCTGCATTAATAAAGggcgcaacccaccactgcaggtcaGGACATCCTATCAGAGTCAAGCAAGGTGTCAACTTCCTCAAAAGGCCCTTACCTCAAATTTGTCTGGGTTGTGCATGCCTGGGATTGACTGCATAAGGTGCGACGTGGGGTGATTCCCAAAGTCGGAGCTGACGTAGCCCACACGGAGCCGGCCTTCACTGGCCTTCAACTCCTTAGGGTGTTCATATGGGGGCTTGTGAAGCACGTTGAtctggcaaagaaaaaaatagcagcGACTTATAGTGCATTAAAAAAGGACCCCCATTCTTCCAAGCCTGTGTCTTCTAAAGGAGTGAATGCCACCAACTTTCTGAGGGATGAACCCACCTTGTCCAGACAGAGGTTTCCATGTCGTTCCGCAATAGCCTTTCGGAAATTATGAGACAACGGGTAGAGCATGCTGTGATGAGGGTGAACAGAAGGGAGTCGGTTCTTCTCCAGCTGATCAGCAACTATGGTAACCAGCTTCTTCATTCGTTCATCATAATCGGTCCAGTCACAAacaatcttaaaaagaaaaagcaactgcCTGTGTAGCTTGCAAATACAGAAAAGCTGCCCGATTTTTCCAAGAATACAACTGAGCCTCCTTACCTGCAAACAGTGAGCCAAATTGCAATAGGCATCAGGGAAGTCAGGTTTCAATTTCAGAGCAGTGCGGTATGAAGCAATGGCTTCTGGTATGTTGCCTGAATCCTggaagcagaggaagaggagCTACATGAGGACAGCTGCTTGCTGCCACGGCCACCAGGCCTGACctggaccagaccagaccagacctacCTTGTGGATGGAAGCCAGGTTGCTGTGGGCATCGGCAAAGGCAGGGTTTATCTGGATGGCCCGTGTGTAGCACTGCAGAGCTCCCTGGACATCCTGCATCTCCTTTAAGGTGTTCCCCATGTTTGAGTAGGCATCAGCAAACGTGGGGCTGATTCTAAGTGACAGAAAAAGGGGTTGTAAGGAAGGGGCCTGTTCACAGCAGAAGAACCCTGGCCAATTCCCAGCCATTCCAAATGTTTAAAGCCTTACCTGATAGCTTCCTTGTAATGCATGAGTGCCTCCTGCAGCTTTCCCTGCTGCTGGAGAACGCTTGCTAAATTGGAATGGGCGGCTGCAAATTCTGGGAAAACCTGCAGGAAATGAGATGGGCTTAGTTCTTCCAAGAAAATCCCAGTCTCTAGGATCCAAATCACTTTTGTGTTTTAACTTAAAAAGTACTGAAAAATAATTTATGTATATTGAGTGACATACCCTACGCCTTCCTGGAGCTGCCCAGAATCAATGTGTGTTGTGAATTGATCTTCCCTCCCTGTTTAGGTACTGTGTGTACTACCCACACACAcagcccttcccttccatctctcCTGCTCTCTGATCTTTCTCTTCCTGCACTAACCGGCCAGCAAGAGGAGAGGGATTTTCAATCTCCAGCAGAAGCCCCGTAGAAACAGAAGCAAAATGTAATCCTTTCCAAGAGGTATTCAAGAGAATaatctccctcctttcccaagcCGACATTCATCGCTACCAAATTGAAGGAAGGTGGGCCAGGCTTCTAGGCGCAAGTCTAAGGCTAACTGTCATGGATAATGATTGACAAGCTGACCTCAAGAGCTTTACGGTAGAGGCGAACAGCCTCCTCGATATTTCCTTGTTCCCGCTTGATGTTTGCTAGGTTATTGAGGGAATCTGCGTGAGTGGGACACAGGCGAAGGGCTGTGTTATAACATTCCTCTGCTTCAGCAACCTGTTGACAGAGATTACATACagtttagtatttttttaaaaagggagaagaACCACTCTCTTTCAAAATTGGAGCCAAAGCTTCCACGATGCAACCGGGCCCACCCTGGCTAGTGAGAAATAATCTCTTACGCTGCCTTTCTCCTTAAGGGCATTGGCCAGATTGCAGTAAGCATCGGGGAAGTGCGGCTGCAGTTCAATGGCACGCTTGTAGGTGTCTATGGCCAAGTCGATCAGCCCCTGTTCGTAATAGACACAGGCCAGGTTGCCATGCACAACTGCATGGTTTGGACTCAGGCTCAGGGCTCTCAGGTAGGCTGCAACAGCTCTAAAATGAAGACACCAGAAATTAAGCCAAAGATCCTCGGGGAGCATTGCACAAAAGGCTGCCTTGGCCCACTGCCATCCCCGGGGGATAGAAAGCCAAGCCCTAGCCTGGGAAGGATTGGTTTTGTTGGATTACCTGTCAAATATCCGGGCTTCCTTCAAGACATTCCCCAGATTGATATAAGCATCCAAGAAGTTTGGGTCAAGGGTCACAGCCTTAGAAAATTGAAAAAACCATAAGAGGTCTGCTTTAGACCAGCTGACTCCGCTTCCTAGTGAAGCAAAGGTAATACTGAAATCACATTTGAAGGCAGTGTCCCTGGGAAGTCTCTTTCATCTCCGCTCTAATTTACCATCTTAGATGACTACATACGTATATATGGGAAAGTAAAAGGTCTGCTGTGGCTGAAACCCAAAGCTAATAAGCTGAACACACTCTATTCCGCACCGGTTGGCACCTCCTTAAAGCAGCTCCATCTTCCCTGGGCTTGTACAGTTGTGTGGGATCTCTAGTTAAGGGTCACTGATAGGTGCCCACACCTATTCCAAAAGGTTTTGTTGTACTTTCTCATGACCGTTTTCCCAAGAACAAATGGCTATCATGTGAGCCCAGGAAAAGATGCAAGTTTTTCGAGGACGTTGACAACACATATGCTCATTCTTTGGGGCAGTATATCCTGTGACACAAGCTCAAAGtcaaagagggagggaaaaaggttgGTCCTATAGTATATTTTACATGAAACAATAACATAGCCATCCTTAAGATttcacccacccaccacccattTCTATTGTGATTATCACAAGTGCAGGCCTCCCCTCTTCATCATTATTATTCTTCCCAAAGCTTGGAAGTTATAGAGTTCCAAAAGCCATTTTTCTTTCTGATCGCTTCTAATAAGGCATCAATTTTGAGGCACACAAACCCTGTATAGAAGCACCAATTCAACCCTGCTTTTGTCTCAGGAATCCAGGCTCTCACCGTGTTAAAGCATTTTGAAAATGGAATGTTAACACTACCAAGCAGTTACCTTTTCAAAGTGATGAATGGCAAGCCAGATTTCTCCTTGAGCATTGAACACACAGCCAAGGTTACTCCATGCAACTGCAAAATTGGGTTGTGTTTCAATTGCCTTCAAATAACAGGCCTTGGAAGGGTCAAAGATAGATACAAGGGGAGGGAATAATTGCACAAAGAAAATTGAGAAAAACATTGTTAGTATATCTTCTCCAACCCGCCAAAAGTGATCCTGCAGTATAGGCTTGCTTGCGCCAAAACTAAAGAGTGGTAAACAGCTGGCTGATCCTGCGCTGGCGCAAACCAAAACCTGAGGGCAAACCCACCATCCTCAGTTAAGACTGATCCGTGCATTGCAACCCTTACTCAGTCCAGGAAATTCCcagtccccccccctccctccttgacCTCCAGGGTCACTGCATCCCTGTGAAATCCAAAGCAAGCATCCATTGCAGATGCAACACAGTAGCTTGGAAAGCAAGCTGAGGAGAAAGCATCTAAAGCAGCTGGGTGATGCTTAACCAGGCCTTTCGGAAGGAGCACATGCAATGGATGCCTTTAAGGGGTCACAGCTCCCTTTCAACTCCAGGACCCTGATCTTGCCTTTCTCCACATCTCAGCGCCACCTTCAGCTTCCAAAACCTCAAATACCAGGTTTGCCCAAAGGTTCAGGTCCCTGCAATGCAAGCGCAAGACGCCGCAAGCGCTCCCTAACAGCGCGCCGCTGCGCTATCGCTGCAAACTGCACTGTGTAGAACAGCCCCGGAGACTGTGAACGGCCAGCCAGACTGATTAATCTACCAGAGAGGCCTCTGTGAAAACTGTTAAGTGTTCAATTTGTGTCTGAAATCTGAATGCAGTTGCAAAGCCAATTGTATCGAAAATCCTACAGCACAGGGCTCGGGAAGCCACGCAGTTAAGAGATGAATCGTATCTGATCAACCATTCACAAGGGCACAATCGCACGCAAGGCGCATTTCCGCTGCGCAGCCTTTGCGCTACTGCAGGATCACAGCGCAGCATCATCAGAAGAGCAGAACGCTGCAAtccaaacaaagaagaaaaaggaaaaaaatgaacaacCAGGAAGAGTTAGAAGCTTTAACTAAAGTAactccaattattttttttttacatctttaaTTTACTTTTACAATATATCTTTGAAAGAATTGTGGCTAGGACTATAAAATATTCTCTAACATTACTTGTTGTACATTAAATACTTAAACTGTTTCTGAAGCCACAAGACAGAAGATTCAGGCATGGAGGCAAATGGTTTTGCTGTGGCAGTTACAAACCCGTTACCATATTTCTCATGTGAGTTTTCGGTGCGTTCCttgctggaagaggaggaggaggagtgtgtcTGCCCTAGATCCAGGCCTCGAGCTCCCTTCAGCGAGGCACCTTACGCATGGAATAGGAGGTTTCACCCACCTGAAACCTTCTAAATACAATATCAATGGTGAAAAACCAAAaacaagagagaaaataaaacaagatcATTAGTAAAAAGTTCAACAAAGCAATTGAAAATCTCTGGATATGTCTAACACAAGGGTTCAGGACAGTTTTCTGTAATATGGGACACATGCAGACGGGAAGGGGTTAATTGGGGAAACTGCAAACAGCAGGACAGTTGGAAGAAAGGCTCTGAAATTTCCACAAAACTTACATTTTACTTGAAATAGCAAATATTCTTGCTGGTTTGATCTTACAAATGCACTGACAGCCAAAGAAATACATTGCAATTTATTTCAAGTATGTGTATTATCTTGACGTCTTTCGTTATCTTGCCCTTTTTTACTGCAATTCTCACAGAAACAGAGTCACACTTTCAAACTAGGTGTCTCCAAGCTCTGAAATAAAGAGGTCAGCAACCTAAGGCAGGCGCAGTGTCTTGGCCTATACCAGTCACACTAAAAGCTGCAGTGAAGTGCAGTTCATGTTAGCTGTCCACCCGACAGGCTGAGCATCGCTGGTCTTCTCAAAAAGACATTTCACGCCCACCAGCATCCgtttcaagggcagctccatggcCCAGCTTGCAAGGCCCAACCGCCAGCCCTTCGGGCAAGCCaagtcccctcccccacccaaaggCACAGCAGTCAGCCGGACAGCTACACTCTCCATACACTCCACTTGGTAGCATGCGCGCGGGGCTTGAAGTGAAGGACTGCCGCGGAGGTCCTTCTGGTTCCTCCACACTCCTCACCCCTGCTGCGCAAATGCGTAAGGTGGCTTGTAACAAGACAATTCCCGgttgttcttttccttttttttgcatTCTAAGTTTTTGTCATGCCAAGAGCCTCGAAACCCATCCTGGTATTCAAATTCTTGGTTGGAAACCAGACTGCTAGAAGCCACCTTTCCACTTAATGTAGCAAGTTTTTCTTTGATCAGGTCATTTTCCAAGCAAACCAACACCTTTATTCAACATTTGGGCAAAAACAGATTGTTTCGAAGAACTCAACTGCAACAATGCTGTTTGCTAGCCTTTCTTCCATGAACCATGTGGGGGCAGGGGGAGGGTGAGGGTTAAAGAATCTCTTTAATGCCATATTCATAGGGTAACATTTGATAAGGTTCTTCTACACTTACAAGCCACAAAGGACTTTAGAAGAGCATTCACAGGAAGCACGGACTAAGTCACTGGCTTGGCATCAGCAGGCAAGCCTCAGTTTGGGGCCCATGTTATTTCCAGATCAGAGAGTAGTGGTGCCCCTGCCAGTCACTTCACCATAATGGATAGTCTAGTTCTGCAGCAAGACTCAGTGTTCAATTTCTCGCCTTAAAGCAAGGGTTAACATGGGCATGCCATATCTTGCCCTGCCACTACTCTGGGGCAATTCAGAGCCTTCAGCTTTCAGCCACGTCTTGGGACTCTTGGAGGTCAGCGGAGAATGGAAGACTTGGTGCAAGCGTTCACATAGTTCAAAAGACTGATTCTACAGAACACCTACCTTGGCTTCTTCCAAGCGACCCAGGGCTTTGAGCAGATTCCCCAGGTCACTACGCACACAGTACAAGTCCTGAAAAGCAAATGGGTTCTGTCACCACCAGCACGGCAGATCCAGATCAAAAATGGAAAATGAGActactgcaataaaaaaaaacctaatcaaCAAAGCTTCTAGGGTACTTTTAATAAACTTCTGTAAAGGGGAGGACTGGAAGGTGTCAGCTGGAATAATAAAGCAAGTCTGCAAAACAACATGTCTCTATAAAATTATCCTGCTAGATAATAAACCTTCATATAGCTTTCACCACATAGCTTATGCACTATGTGTTGGAATTTACTGGGAACTGAGAAAATACTGGAACCATGTGATTACGAGAAGAGTGGGAGAGATGCCTAAATTAATGGATGGCAGCCATTCTTGCAGAAGATGAGAACAAGCTGCTCAAGCAAGCAGCAGGGCAGGATAGTGAGTAGAAACTCGTCCAAATACCAATTCTCCCAACAGGATGGACAGGAGCTGTTACCCAAGGGCGGCTTCTCAAGGGCACCACACTGGGGAGTGCTAGTTCACAAAAAAGATCCCCCACAGAGCAGCCTTAAGCGCACTGCTGTCACCCACACAGCAGTAAGAGGCTTTTAGGTGGAACCTTGAAGGGCCTTTCCAAACTTCTTTTGGAGAAAAAAGCTTTTCCAAAGGATTGGCACCATCTCTACTCACAGGGTTGTACTGCAGGGCAGAAACGTAAGCCTGCACTGCCCCTTCCATGTCTCCTGCAGCTACCAAAGCAGCAGCGAGGTTAATGTATCCATCAATGAAGTCTGGTTTGAGGCGAAGAGCATGCCGGTAGTgttcgatggcctcctgcagctgtCCACGTTCCTTGTACACATTTCCCAGATTGGAGTAGGCTTCTGCCAGTAAGGGATTCTGCTTGATCGCCAAAGTGCTGAAGTGAGCAGACCTGGAAAAGACACAAAGCAAAGATTTAAGGTTCCTCTATCAAAGTAGTAATTATTCACTGGATTTGTGACAGTTTAAGAACTATCAACAGAATCCAAGTTCAGCAATTGAAAAGGTCATTTTAATTGTGGATTAAAAAATATTGCCTGTAGGTGGCCACTGTGAACTGCCACTCATTAGAGcacctctgtcttttttttttttttttttgtgcctgaGGACTACACAATTGGGTAGCTGTAACAGGCTGCACATATTCACTTCTTCCACGGAAGCCAGTGTTAATCTTATTGCTTCCAGTGAGCCCTGGAGATGGGCAGAGAAGCTGGGTTTCCACTTAAGGCATCCTGTTGAAGAGAACAATGAGCAAAAGCTACCTTAATTTAGAGCACTGGGATAGGGCACATTATCTTCAGTCTCTTTCTCAACAATtattgcagcagcagcagcaatggtaATCTCATATGCATGGCCTTAAGAACCAAGGACTGCTGATACACGATATATCTTTCGTCATGTATTACAGTAATAAGACAAACACAGAAAACCTCTATCACACAAATAGTATTTCCCAGAACAATGTGACCctgttcacacacacactcacacacacacaagctaatGTGTCATCTAATATGAGATGCACTTTTTAATACTGTATTGTTTTTGGATTCCTGAGAAGCAGCTGGTTTAGAAACATTCTATTTCAGTTCAACACTTCTTGTTGTTTCCCAGTTCTGTTATGTTACCAGAAACTTTAGTTGAAGGTAGGATGTACTTGCAATGGGGCTTCCTGCATATTtagtatattttgaaatattccaTCAAATTTAAACAACGCAGAAAACTTTTGGGAGAGTTGAGTGGGAGCATTAGAATGTCCAGCGCCTGTCTTTCTAAGCAGTGCCCTAAGCAACGGACAGAAAGGCATCAACTTCCTTACCTGTCCAGTCTGCGGCACTGGAAGTGAATAGAGGAGAGCAGTAAGAGCACCCCCGTGTTGTCAGGCTCTTGGCGCCAAAGCTGCATGCAGTGCCTCTCAGCTGCTTCAAAATCGCCTGCTTGATACTCCCGGTGAGCCAACTCCGCTAACCCTTGGAATGAAAGCATACGTTTCGTTGGTTCTGAAGAATCACCAAAACAttcagggggggggagggggaggaaaacaaagttAGAAAATGGATGAACAATGGATAATAAAAATGGGTAAACAATGTTGTACAAATTAAAAGATGAAATGCCAACATTGAAGGGATATTTGATGATTAAAGAGACGTATGACTTCCTAACTTAATGGTGAATGATGGTATTTGTTAGGCTTCAAAGGTATTGATCCTTTCCTTGACTAATGACTCCCCCCTCTGcccccaaccttggcatcttcagCTTTGCCTCAGCCATGACCCAGACTGTCTGTTTTAGGCTTGGTGGCAATCTTTCACAgacactcttttttaaaaaacaggccaTCATTcaacacaagtcttaatgttAATCAAAATGTTCCatgtgagaaaataaaaacatgaTTCCATGCAATGAAATGATTGCATTCAGCAGATATTGTTATCTGCCGAATAAACTTAACATTGCTCAGAAGACCTCCAGACTTTGTTCAGAGAGAGCTCTAGATCACTGGTTTTCCTGTGTGTTCATCAGTTCCAGAGCAAGATTCTCTTTCTCCCCAATAAAATCAGGAGAGGGGAGATAATGAAACTCAATATTTGCTGGACTAGGAATCAGATTTTCTAATACCCTTGAAAATTAAAACACTGAATGAAACAATGCCTAAAATTAATTCCAGTCTGATAAACTGTTATGAACTAAAGTGAATTATTTATCACAAACTACAATATTACAAATAGTAAATAAGCcaactagtttgatgaaaagctgAACTCGAAGATGTTATCTTCAGAGAAGATTTGCACAAGCTTTGAAAACAGCCTCATAAAAGCTTGCACAACACTTATTTTCCATCAAGATGGTAAGTTAGCAAAGAAATCATGGAATCAGAATGCCcacactttaaaaaataatgcaatttcaatagtgtatcttttttaaaaagcaccgttttaattaaaaaaatagcaaattatCACAGCCCTCAATGGACGAGTTGTTTAATACCGGGGCCCACACAGAAATTATATAAGGAAGAAACCAATTCTTTTCCTTCTAGCTGTTTTTCATCTGACCCATTTGTAACCTGCCCAAAGTGATTTATTCCACTACCTAGCATATAATTATATCTATTTAAAAAGTGGGTAAAAGTCACTTGCCCAATTCAATAGATAGTTCAACATTATTCAAGAAATTCTGTCTTCAACTCTTTAGCCACTTAAGAACAATCCTATACTATTATGTAATGCAGCAGTAAGATTCTATACATTAAAAATTCATCCAGAAACCCTAAGAAGAAAACATCCACAGCACTCATCTAAAACAATGAAGCAGGAACTGAATACAAGCACCTCAAATACAAGGGTTATTTTCTTTATCCCCTTGCTATGCAagctaaatttttaaaaagtgttatcaGAAGAAAGGTTATCATCTATGGGGGCAAGAGCCACACAGCAGAGGCACAATTCCTTTTCTAACAGTTAACAGCACACACTAATCTTTAGAAGCTAATTAGGAAATTTCCTTTAAATTGTGGTTATACTATTTGAAATGTTGAAAACATGAAATACAgcattccattattttcattaGTGTGTATTTTATTCCTACATGAATTTGTTTCGCTTATGGTAAGGAGGCTAAAGTTGCCCTATCCTTATCTACCCGCTACATATGGCCCTAAGCAGTCCCAGCCCAAGCTACGTTGTCCACGTAGCTAGCAGTCGCTGCCCTGGATCGTCACCCTTGGAGGCAAGGGACGATCGTTCGGCATTGAAAACAAGGATGGGAAGCCCCGAGCCGGCCAGGCGTCGCAATTGACCGTCCTCTGGGAAGAAGAGCTCGccgaccaccattaaaccataacCACCATTTTGTTGGGAAGGAAGCTGTGCAGCGAGGGAATCCTAGAGGCCCCTTCAGCTGCCCAGAGGCTGCATGTCGCCTTTCCGAGGGGGCCGCAGAGCCAGGGGGAAGCGCTCCTCGTGTCCGGGGCGCCGGCCGCTGGGGAAAAAACACCGCACGGACCAATTGCGCATATGCACGCGGGGGTCCCGCACCTGCCCTCCCCCCCTCCGGAAAAGCCGGCGGCCCATAACGCTCGTCCTCCTGCGAGGCCATTGTCAGCGCCCGGGAGGGTTTTTAGCTGCGGCCCGGCTGTCCCGAGGTCGAAGGATTCCTCTCACGGCGGCTACGAAGGGCCATTTCTGCCCGACAGCTCAGGCGCTCCGGGCCTCTCGGCGCCCCGGAGTCCTCGAGGCGAGGACGGCGCGTTTCTTCCCCGCTCTCGCCTCGTGAGGCGGCCCATCCCCCCCAGCCGTCTCGAGGGCGGCGGCGACCCCTGAGGAGTCTCCCGCCCGGAGAGGCCTTCTCGGAACCGCGGCCGGCGCTACGAAGCCCGCAAATGGCGGGAAGCGCGGGCGCGGCGACAGGTACCTGTGCTGTCGGCCACGTTCCCCACAGACGCCGCCATGGCTCCGGCAACCGCCTCGCTGGCAATCCGCCTCGGTCCCCGCCGGTTCCCTCGCGCCTCCTCAGGCTGCGGCTCCCGAAATGGCGGCGCGCAAGGAGACGGCGCCTGAGCGAAGCGCCTCGCCGGACCTTCTTTCGCCTCCCACGAAATAGCCCCTGGACTCGGGAGTGGGGGGCAATTTGGCTCCCTCCCGCAAAGGCGAGGTTTATGGGAAAGGCGCTGCGCGATCCGCGGCCTCCTGCCTCTCGCTTTTCCAACGGGCCCCAGGTAGAAACGCAGCTCTCTCCCGGCACCGTCTCCGTAATCATCCGCCCGGACGCTTCAGTGCGCAGAACGCATGCGCAGTAGCCGGGCAGCGAacattctccccccccttttataGGGAGAGGCAGGGCGATCGCGGAGGGAAAGGGCGGGAATTCGATTGCGACACGGCGGGGGGGAAGGGCTCCGCAAGGGGGCGGGGCTCCGCCTCCCCACCTCTTAGACGGAGCGCAAAATGGCCGCCTCTTCTCGACAGATGGCTGATCCCCCCCACCCGTCTCCTTTATAGCTgggttcccccccctccccgaaagCAAGAGAACCCCGGAGCGTTCCAGAAAGAGGTTTATTTACAGTTGGGGAAAAATGTCCACATGCTGCTAGCTCCCTCCcgactccctcccccccaccagtaATGTAGAGCCAGGGAATCCCTGGTGGGTTGTGCTGCCCCCCCACTCCGGTCTCCTCTTCTTCATTGGCAAGAGTCCAAGGCTGCCAACTCCATTCCAGGCCATCCTCACTGGTCAGAATCCAGATCGCTGTCTCCCGCTATGGAGTGGAAGTCCTCGCTGTCCTCCTCATCCTCCGACAGATGGACCTGGCTTAGCACGCTGGGGCCACAtcgctgttcttcctcctcttcctcttcctcctcctcctcctcctcttctgagaGTTCATACCCCCCCAGGCTACTAAAGCTGGCATCACGCGTATTGGACTTTGGGCCTGGCTCTTCGTAGCTACCGTAACTGGAAGAGAAACAAGAAGAGTCCCTTATCTGTCAAAGGAAGGCACCCCGTTAGGATTCTTCTGCGGCCCGATGGGCTGTCCTCCTCACCTGGCGTTGCTGTCTTCCATGGCGTGAGAGGCGTCTCCTCCGGCTCCCTCGTAGGACATCATGCTCTCCTCGTTGTCCATGCCCATCCGCGTGTTCTC
This region of Ahaetulla prasina isolate Xishuangbanna chromosome 11, ASM2864084v1, whole genome shotgun sequence genomic DNA includes:
- the OGT gene encoding UDP-N-acetylglucosamine--peptide N-acetylglucosaminyltransferase 110 kDa subunit isoform X2, which translates into the protein MAASVGNVADSTGLAELAHREYQAGDFEAAERHCMQLWRQEPDNTGVLLLLSSIHFQCRRLDRSAHFSTLAIKQNPLLAEAYSNLGNVYKERGQLQEAIEHYRHALRLKPDFIDGYINLAAALVAAGDMEGAVQAYVSALQYNPDLYCVRSDLGNLLKALGRLEEAKACYLKAIETQPNFAVAWSNLGCVFNAQGEIWLAIHHFEKAVTLDPNFLDAYINLGNVLKEARIFDRAVAAYLRALSLSPNHAVVHGNLACVYYEQGLIDLAIDTYKRAIELQPHFPDAYCNLANALKEKGSVAEAEECYNTALRLCPTHADSLNNLANIKREQGNIEEAVRLYRKALEVFPEFAAAHSNLASVLQQQGKLQEALMHYKEAIRISPTFADAYSNMGNTLKEMQDVQGALQCYTRAIQINPAFADAHSNLASIHKDSGNIPEAIASYRTALKLKPDFPDAYCNLAHCLQIVCDWTDYDERMKKLVTIVADQLEKNRLPSVHPHHSMLYPLSHNFRKAIAERHGNLCLDKINVLHKPPYEHPKELKASEGRLRVGYVSSDFGNHPTSHLMQSIPGMHNPDKFEVFCYALSPDDGTNFRVKVMAEANHFIDLSQVPCNGKAADRIHQDGIHILINMNGYTKGARNELFALRPAPIQAMWLGYPGTSGALFMDYIITDKETSPIEVAEQYSEKLAYMPNTFFIGDHANMFPHLKKKAVIDFKSNGHIYDNRIVLNGIDLKAFLDSLPDVKIVKMKCPDGGDNADSSAGLSMPVIPMNTIAEAVIDMINRGQIQITINGFNISNGLATTQINNKAATGEEVPRTIIVTTRSQYGLPEDSVVYCNFNQLYKIDPSTLQMWANILKRVPNSVLWLLRFPAVGEPNIQQYAQNMGLPQNRIIFSPVAPKEEHVRRGQLADVCLDTPLCNGHTTGMDVLWAGTPMVTMPGETLASRVAASQLTCLGCLELIAKSRQEYEDIAVKLGTDLEYLKKIRGKVWKQRISSPLFNTKQYTMELERLYLQMWEHCAAGNKPEHIVNSLESGESA
- the OGT gene encoding UDP-N-acetylglucosamine--peptide N-acetylglucosaminyltransferase 110 kDa subunit isoform X1, whose amino-acid sequence is MAASVGNVADSTEPTKRMLSFQGLAELAHREYQAGDFEAAERHCMQLWRQEPDNTGVLLLLSSIHFQCRRLDRSAHFSTLAIKQNPLLAEAYSNLGNVYKERGQLQEAIEHYRHALRLKPDFIDGYINLAAALVAAGDMEGAVQAYVSALQYNPDLYCVRSDLGNLLKALGRLEEAKACYLKAIETQPNFAVAWSNLGCVFNAQGEIWLAIHHFEKAVTLDPNFLDAYINLGNVLKEARIFDRAVAAYLRALSLSPNHAVVHGNLACVYYEQGLIDLAIDTYKRAIELQPHFPDAYCNLANALKEKGSVAEAEECYNTALRLCPTHADSLNNLANIKREQGNIEEAVRLYRKALEVFPEFAAAHSNLASVLQQQGKLQEALMHYKEAIRISPTFADAYSNMGNTLKEMQDVQGALQCYTRAIQINPAFADAHSNLASIHKDSGNIPEAIASYRTALKLKPDFPDAYCNLAHCLQIVCDWTDYDERMKKLVTIVADQLEKNRLPSVHPHHSMLYPLSHNFRKAIAERHGNLCLDKINVLHKPPYEHPKELKASEGRLRVGYVSSDFGNHPTSHLMQSIPGMHNPDKFEVFCYALSPDDGTNFRVKVMAEANHFIDLSQVPCNGKAADRIHQDGIHILINMNGYTKGARNELFALRPAPIQAMWLGYPGTSGALFMDYIITDKETSPIEVAEQYSEKLAYMPNTFFIGDHANMFPHLKKKAVIDFKSNGHIYDNRIVLNGIDLKAFLDSLPDVKIVKMKCPDGGDNADSSAGLSMPVIPMNTIAEAVIDMINRGQIQITINGFNISNGLATTQINNKAATGEEVPRTIIVTTRSQYGLPEDSVVYCNFNQLYKIDPSTLQMWANILKRVPNSVLWLLRFPAVGEPNIQQYAQNMGLPQNRIIFSPVAPKEEHVRRGQLADVCLDTPLCNGHTTGMDVLWAGTPMVTMPGETLASRVAASQLTCLGCLELIAKSRQEYEDIAVKLGTDLEYLKKIRGKVWKQRISSPLFNTKQYTMELERLYLQMWEHCAAGNKPEHIVNSLESGESA